The proteins below come from a single Elgaria multicarinata webbii isolate HBS135686 ecotype San Diego chromosome 11, rElgMul1.1.pri, whole genome shotgun sequence genomic window:
- the LOC134405644 gene encoding immunoglobulin superfamily member 1-like has protein sequence MRLMPPPALKALRPQWPLRVPEEPDFKWFFGGRVFGRKKCNQGRIWVTSFESFVSIADYTVAIMGVFYPKLTKPSIKTRPNEQIPLGSNISIACQGAEDLETLTFFLLKSGSLIASRTEISKKKTTEFLLSGVRLEDAGIYTCKYRKADPHLWSQASDPVELVVTDPKLTKPSIKTRPNEQIPLGSNITLECQGAEDLESLTFFLLKSGSLIASRTEISKKNTTEFLLSGVRLEDAGIYTCKYRKADPHLWSQASDPVELVVTDPKLTKPSIKTRPNEQIPLGSNITLECQGAEDLESLTFFLLKSGSLIASRTEISKKNTTEFLLSGVRLEDAGIYTCKYRKADPHLWSQASDPVELVVTDPKLTKPSIKTRPNEQIPLGSNITLECQGAEDLESLTFFLLKSGSLIASRTEISKKNTTEFLLSGVRLEDAGIYTCKYRKADPHLWSQASDPVELVVTDPKLTKPSIKTRPNEQIPLGSNITLECQGAEDLESLTFFLLKSGSLIASRTEISKKNTTEFLLSGVRLEDAGIYTCKYRKANPHLWSQASDPVELVVTAPRT, from the exons ATGAGGCTCATGCCTCCGCCGGCGCTAAAAgccctgcgcccccagtggccgctcagagtcCCAGAGGAACCAGACTTTAAGTGGTTCTTCGGGGGGCGCGTCTTCGGCCGGAAAAAGTGCAATCAGGGCAGGATATGGGTGACGTCCTTTGAGTCCTTCGTCTCCATAGCAGACTATACAGTGGCTATCATGGGAGTCTTTT ATCCCAAACTCACCAAACCTTCCATCAAGACGAGACCCAATGAGCAGATACCTCTGGGATCAAATATCTCCATAGCATGCCAGGGGGCAGAGGATTTGGAGACTCTGACCTTCTTCCTGCTCAAATCAGGGAGCCTGATTGCATCACGAACGGAAATCTCAAAGAAAAAGACAACTGAGTTCCTCTTATCTGGGGTGAGGCTGGAGGACGCAGGGATCTACACCTGCAAATATCGCAAAGCAGATCCTCATCTCTGGTCTCAGGCAAGTGACCCAGTGGAGCTGGTTGTGACAG ATCCCAAACTCACCAAACCTTCCATCAAGACGAGACCCAATGAGCAGATACCTCTGGGATCAAATATCACCTTAGAATGCCAGGGGGCAGAGGATTTGGAGAGTCTGACCTTCTTCCTGCTCAAATCAGGGAGCCTGATTGCATCACGAACGGAAATctcaaagaaaaacacaactgagTTCCTCTTATCCGGGGTGAGGCTGGAGGACGCAGGGATCTACACCTGCAAATATCGCAAAGCAGATCCTCATCTCTGGTCTCAGGCAAGTGACCCAGTGGAGCTGGTTGTGACAG ATCCCAAACTCACCAAACCTTCCATCAAGACGAGACCCAATGAGCAGATACCTCTGGGATCAAATATCACCTTAGAATGCCAGGGGGCAGAGGATTTGGAGAGTCTGACCTTCTTCCTGCTCAAATCAGGGAGCCTGATTGCATCACGAACGGAAATctcaaagaaaaacacaactgagTTCCTCTTATCCGGGGTGAGGCTGGAGGACGCAGGGATCTACACCTGCAAATATCGCAAAGCAGATCCTCATCTCTGGTCTCAGGCAAGTGACCCAGTGGAGCTGGTTGTGACAG ATCCCAAACTCACCAAACCTTCCATCAAGACGAGACCCAATGAGCAGATACCTCTGGGATCAAATATCACCTTAGAATGCCAGGGGGCAGAGGATTTGGAGAGTCTGACCTTCTTCCTGCTCAAATCAGGGAGCCTGATTGCATCACGAACGGAAATctcaaagaaaaacacaactgagTTCCTCTTATCCGGGGTGAGGCTGGAGGACGCAGGGATCTACACCTGCAAATATCGCAAAGCAGATCCTCATCTCTGGTCTCAGGCAAGTGACCCAGTGGAGCTGGTTGTGACAG ATCCCAAACTCACCAAACCTTCCATCAAGACGAGACCCAATGAGCAGATACCTCTGGGATCAAATATCACCTTAGAATGCCAGGGGGCAGAGGATTTGGAGAGTCTGACCTTCTTCCTGCTCAAATCAGGGAGCCTGATTGCATCACGAACGGAAATctcaaagaaaaacacaactgagTTCCTTTTATCCGGGGTGAGGCTGGAGGACGCAGGGATCTACACCTGCAAATACCGCAAAGCAAATCCTCATCTCTGGTCTCAGGCAAGTGACCCAGTGGAGCTGGTTGTGACAG CCCCTAGAACCTGA